The Medicago truncatula cultivar Jemalong A17 chromosome 4, MtrunA17r5.0-ANR, whole genome shotgun sequence genome includes a region encoding these proteins:
- the LOC112420969 gene encoding lysine--tRNA ligase-like, translated as MVCSDLRCKVGEKGFGETRHRLRPLDLILNSDIREIFHTRNRIISYIQRHLDDLDFMEVETPMMNKIAGGAAARPFVTHHNELDLKLFMRIAPELYLKQLVVGGMERVYEIGKQFRNEDIDLTHNPEFTTCEFYMAYNEYNDLMEITERMLSGLVQELTNGSYKIKYHANGVDKDPIEIDFTPPFRRIDMIEELESMAGLSIPKDLATDEANQYLKNACLEYDIKCAPAQTTARLLDKLAGHFLEETCVNPTFIINHPEIMSPLAKWHRTKPGLTERFELIVNKLKLSNAYTELNDPVVQRQRFAEQLKV; from the exons atGGTGTGTTCTGATCTGAGATGTAAAGTTGGGGAGAAGGGATTTGGT GAAACAAGACATCGTTTACGCCCCTTGGATTTGATATTGAATTCAGATATTCGAGAAATATTCCACACTAGAAATAGAATCATTTCTTACATCCAGAGGCACCTTGATGACCTTGATTTTATGGAG GTTGAAACACCTATGATGAACAAGATTGCTGGTGGAGCAGCAGCTCGCCCATTTGTAACTCACCACAATGAACTTGACTTGAAGTTATTCATGAGAATTGCTCCAGAACTTTATCTCAAGCAGCTGGTTGTTGGTGGGATGGAACGTGTTTATGAAATTGGTAAACAATTTAGAAATGAGGATATAGACCTTACACATAATCCGGAGTTCACTACCTGTGAGTTTTATATGGCTTATAATGAATACAACGACCTAATGGAGATAACAGAGAGAATGTTGAGTG GTTTGGTTCAGGAACTTACAAATGGAAGCTATAAAATCAAGTATCATGCAAATGGGGTTGATAAAGATCCTATTGAAATAGACTTCACTCCACCCTTCAG GAGGATTGATATGATTGAGGAACTAGAGAGTATGGCAGGACTTAGTATTCCCAAGGACTTGGCCACTGACGAAGCTAATCAATATCTGAAGAATGCATGCTTGGAGTATGACATTAAATGCGCTCCCGCTCAAACAACTGCTCGATTGTTGGATAAA CTTGCAGGCCACTTTTTGGAAGAAACATGTGTCAATCCTACATTCATCATAAATCATCCCGAGATCATGAGCCCTTTGGCAAAGTGGCACAGAACGAAACCAGGCCTGACAGAACGTTTTGAGTTGATTGTTAATAAGCTTAAA CTTTCCAATGCATATACTGAATTGAATGATCCTGTAGTGCAACGTCAGAGATTTGCCGAACAACTCAAGGTATGA
- the LOC112420970 gene encoding lysine--tRNA ligase, cytoplasmic-like, with protein sequence MVGLNIPKDLASEEANEYLKNACLKYDNKCARPQTTALCNVRDLPNNSSNTPRTGLGIILQYNDIYQGLSNGEHLEGVSVSLAGQIMNKDSSDAKLVFYDLKGGVKVIADAWISDLDEVEFCKFHSTVERGDTVGVIGFPGKSEEGDLSIFPKTFTVLSHCLHLMPDQKSTAAAAANNANLMRNPWVPGILKHTF encoded by the exons ATGGTAGGACTTAATATTCCGAAGGACTTGGCCAGTGAGGAAGCTAATGAATATCTGAAGAATGCATGCTTGAAGTATGACAACAAATGCGCTCGCCCTCAAACCACTGCTCTG TGCAACGTCAGAGATTTGCCGAACAACTCAAG CAATACACCGAGAACAGGCTTAGGCATTATTCTTCAATACAATGATATATATCAAGGATTAAGTAATGGAGAGCACCTTGAAGGCGTGTCTGTGTCTTTGGCTG GCCAAATTATGAACAAAGACTCTTCGGATGCAAAGCTTGTCTTTTATGACCTCAAGGGTGGCGTCAAGGTTATCGCTGATGCATG GATATCCGACTTGGATGAGGTTGAATTTTGCAAATTCCATTCTACTGTGGAACGAGGTGACACTGTTGGTGTCATTGGATTTCCAG GGAAAAGTGAGGAAGGAGATCTTAGTATTTTCCCGAAGACCTTTACAGTTCTGTCTCATTGTCTGCACTTGATGCCCGATCAAAAGTctactgctgctgctgctgccaATAATGCAAATTTGATG AGAAATCCGTGGGTACCAGGAATCCTGAAACATACATTTTAA
- the LOC11423898 gene encoding LOW QUALITY PROTEIN: lysine--tRNA ligase (The sequence of the model RefSeq protein was modified relative to this genomic sequence to represent the inferred CDS: deleted 1 base in 1 codon): MMPKQESASAAAANNANLMGNQWVPGSTRNPETYILKDQETRYRSRHLDLMLHPEVREIFKTRCKIVKYIRKYLDDRDFLEVETPMMSKIAGGAAARPFATHHNELDMKLFMRIAPELYLKQLVIGGLGRVYEIGKQYRNEGMDLTHNPEFTTCEFYMPFADYYDLMKITEEMLSGIVYQLTNGSYKIQYHSNGVDKDPIEIDFTPPFRRIDMIEELESMAGLSITKDLASEEANEYLKNACLKYDIKCAPPQTTARLLDKLVGHFLEETCVNPTFIMNHPEIMSPLAKSHREKPGLTERFELFVNKHELCNAYTELNNPVVQRERFAQQLKDRQSGDDEAMALDEEFCTALEYGMPPTGGWGMGIDRLTMLLTDDSQNIKEVILFHAMKPQDVPSAKGT; encoded by the exons ATGATGCCCAAACAAGAGTCTGCTTCTGCTGCTGCTGCCAATAATGCAAATTTGATG GGAAATCAATGGGTACCAGGAAGTACCAGGAATCCTGAAACATATATTTTGAAGGATCAG GAAACAAGATATCGTTCACGCCATTTGGATTTGATGTTGCATCCTGAAGTTCGAGAAATATTCAAAACTAGATGTAAAATCGTTAAATACATTCGGAAATACCTTGATGACCGTGATTTCTTGGAG GTTGAAACACCTATGATGAGCAAGATTGCCGGTGGAGCAGCAGCTCGTCCATTTGCAACTCATCACAATGAACTTGACATGAAATTATTCATGAGAATTGCTCCAGAACTTTATCTCAAGCAGCTGGTTATTGGTGGGCTGGGTCGTGTTTATGAAATCGGTAAACAATATAGAAATGAGGGTATGGACTTGACCCACAATCCTGAGTTCACAACTTGTGAGTTCTATATGCCTTTTGCGGATTACTATGACCTGATGAAGATAACAGAGGAAATGTTGAGCG GTATTGTTTACCAACTTACAAATGGAAGCTATAAAATCCAATATCATTCAAATGGAGTTGACAAGGATCCTATCGAAATAGACTTCACTCCACCCTTCAG GAGGATTGATATGATTGAGGAACTAGAGAGTATGGCAGGACTTAGTATTACGAAGGACTTGGCTAGTGAGGAAGCTAATGAATATCTGAAGAATGCATGCTTGAAGTATGACATCAAATGCGCTCCCCCTCAAACCACTGCTCGGTTGTTGGATAAA CTTGTAGGCCACTTTTTGGAAGAAACGTGTGTCAATCCTACATTCATCATGAATCACCCCGAAATAATGAGTCCTTTGGCCAAGTCGCACAGAGAAAAACCAGGCCTGACCGAGCGTTTTGAATTGTTTGTCAATAAGCATGAA CTTTGCAATGCATATACTGAACTGAATAATCCTGTTGTGCAACGTGAGAGATTTGCTCAACAACTCAAG GATCGGCAATCGGGGGATGATGAAGCGATGGCCTTAGACGAGGAATTTTGCACTGCTTTGGAGTATGGTATGCCACCAACTGGCGGTTGGGGTATGGGTATTGATAGGTTGACGATGTTACTGACTGAT GATTCACAGAACATAAAG GAAGTTATTCTCTTCCATGCCATGAAACCTCAAGATGTACCTTCAGCTAAAG GAACTTGA